The Littorina saxatilis isolate snail1 linkage group LG1, US_GU_Lsax_2.0, whole genome shotgun sequence nucleotide sequence gtgtgtgtgtgtgtgtgtgtgtgtgtatgtgtgtgtgtaagtgagtgaatgtgtgtgtgtaagtgagtgagCCTttacgggtgtgtgtgtgtgtgtgtgtgtgtgtgtgtgtgtgtgtgtgtgtgtgtgtgtttatgtgtgccgtgtgtgtgtgactgtgaatgtgtgtcagtgtgtgtgtgtgagagcacggtgagtgtttgagtgtgtgtgtgtgtgtgtgactgtgaatgtgtgtcagtgtgtgtgtgtgagtgtgtgtgtgtttgtgtgccgtgtgtgtgtgtgtcagtgtgtgtgtgtgtgtgtgtgtgtttatgtgtgccgtgtgtgtgtgactgtcagtgaatgtgtgtgcgtgtgtgtgtgtgtgtgtgtgtgtgtgtgtatataagtgagtgagtgaatgtgtgtgtgtaagtgagtgtgtgtgtgtgtgtgtgtgtgtgtgtgtgtttatgtgtgccgtgtgtgtcacgtgtgactgtgaatgtgtgtcagtgtgtgtgtgtgagagcacggtgagtgtttgagtgtgtgtgtgtgtgtgtgtgtgtgtgtgtgtgtgtgtgtgtgtgtgtgtgtgtgtgtgtgtgtgtgttttcgttgCTGAATGTATATTTCTAAAGAAATGCAGTCATGCATAGCGTGAATCGGTTGCAACCGTTGCAGCTCTGtttttgtctctttttctgCTCCACACACCCACATGGTATGGAGCGTGAATACAACAAGTAACATCTGCTGATGCAACAGGAGTAGCATTCCTCTGAGCTGAGCGATGCTACCAGTGAACCATCTCCGTGTAAGCAATCGATTTACTCGAGCAGACGACATAACCACTGTTCAGAGGATTGACCTCCCTTGTCAATTTTCAACGGAAGAGAGTAGAGTTAGTCGTAGCCCTAGTGCCAACATGGCTGTACACGAAGTCCTCCGGCTGTAAGTGGGCGTTTTGTTTCTTTAAATTTCAACGAAACTACATAGTTCCATCCTCTGACACATCTTTGTCTTGACCCATGAACGTGGACTTGTTTGACGAACAAGATATGATTGCTTCTGATGTATTTGTTGACAGTTTGCAGTATTGTCATCCGGAAGTTCAGAAATCGAGTTCGTGAAAATCTAAAGAAACACCGGGTGCATTGATTCATTGAATTTTAAATCAATCAATGGAACATAATTGACAGAGTCTCTTGGTAGAATTGTGGTTCTTGTGAATATTGAAACAGTTGCCTTGAACCATCTGATCATTAGTAGGATTATTTTTTTGTCTCAATCGTTCTGTTCAGAATGAATAGACTGCCACAGGTTTTTACTCATTTTCACTCAATGACTGTTGCATGAAATTAAGATACATTTTTAATAGTGCTTTGATTGGTCGCCAAATTTTAAGTCAAACTTGAAGAAGAACCATTTCATGTTCAGTTACTGCTGCCATCTTTTTCAGATTCCGTATATTTTTTTTGTCTCAACCGTTCGGTTTGGAATGAATAGACTGCCACAGGTTTTACTCATTTTCACTCAATGACTTGCATGAAATTAAGATATACATTTTTAATAGTGTTTTAATTAGTCGCCAAATTTTAAGTCAATCTTGAAGAACAACCATTTCATGTTCAGTTACTGCTGATATGCTTGTGTTGTCCCATGTAAAGAACCGATTTATtctttcgagaaaaaaaagataaatgttTTGCCTCTTTTGATGAAATTGCCTATCTCCTCTTTAACATTTTGAGTGAGATTGAAGTTCAATATTATTACTAGTATACGTTTGAATGTTCTCACTTAGATTGTGCAGTTAACATGATGTTCTGCCTAATCCCATCCCGTAGACTTCTAAGAATTATAGGTTTCTGCACTGAAGTCATGGTGTATGTAGTAAAAATTTTTCTTACATTTTCATTGTGTGGTATTACCAACGAACTCGTTGGTGTCAAAGAATGTTTTATATATAACCAATCAGAAATGGTAAAGTTCTTGTTAAATAAGTATATAATTGTTCCAGTGGCATCTATAATCTTTCTTTTTCTGGTTTCAAAGTTACATACCAATCCTTTTTTatcttttatttatatatttgtgACTGATTCCAAATAAATAGCTGTAGATATAATATATGTCATGTTTTAGTTTATTTATGATTATTATATTTATGTTTTTTGAAGCTGAACTCTGTGTTATAGAAAATCTGTCAcataatgtcaagggaagtaactgcgaTGTGACCCACTGTTTTCTTTGGTCAAATTGCCTTAGTATGGTGTACAAACCCTGACAAAATGTGTTATATGCATTTATGTAATTGTAATAATGTGTTATTgggtgttttattttttccagGCATATTACATCAGAAAAGTTTATCATTGAGCCCAGAAGTCAAGATGGGGAACTCCTTATCATTGACAGAGTCACGCAGGAAATCACATTGCAAGGTATGGCATATGCTATCTTTTCTTTGCAGATGTATGTAAATTTATGTGAGACATTGACCACACACAAAagtgacaacaacaaaataatgaggCATGAATATGCAAAGAGTGACAAACTGAAATAGTTTTACAAAATATTTTTGAAAAACCACTCCTAATACTCATTGGCTGATTTTCATTAAATGCATGATTTGTTGGTACAACctatacacaccacacacacacatcgctcacagtcacacacctgAAAGATAAGTTATTTTCACGCCAGCAATTGTGTTTGTTCTAGCTAATGAAGGACAGATTCCAGCTTCAGCAATTACCAAGCAAATCTATGGAATCATGGGAATCATCAGGCTTGTGGCAGGTAAGAATTTTCACTCTTTATATATTTTATGTGGAAGTATGGGATACATAGGCTCTACCTCCATTTGAGACCACCTATTTACAACCCTCTTCTCTTTGAAATTCTTGTTTATGAgattttttatttctttataCCATCTCTTAATCTAACTCTATTTTAAGACACCTCTTTGAAGATGCAGTTTCAGCAGACATTTCCAAATAGGGAAAAGAGAGGGACTAGTATATatattatacatgtatttaatATGAACAGGACAATTTCGGAGATGGACAGATTTTTAACACTCTTTCTCTGTTTTGCCCAGTTACAGTATCACTGTCAGTACTTTGTCCAAAAGATGTCCCATGTAAATTCTTCTTAACAAATTGAGGGCAACTTGTGTGATTTGCATACTTACAGGATGTTGTTTAAAAGCCAATTTGTGCACACACACTGTATTTAGAAACCTTCCTTGCAGCAAAATCAAAAGCTTCAGAacaatacagtcaaacctgtctataacaaccactCAAAGGATCAGCCAAAAATGGTcgctatagacaggtggtccCTAGAAAGGTACGTGAATCGTACAGAAAAAAATAGTTTGGCCTTGTTTTGGGAGGTCATTATGGGTAGGTAGTTGTTACAGAGATGTGGTCGAGGGGACAGGTTTGCTTGTTACTCATGAATCAACAGTATATTGGTCTGTGTTTAATATACATCCCTGTATGCATATATGTGCAGACAAAACTAAACATCCATGTAGTTGCATGCACTGGCAAAAAGCACTAAATCCATTGTTCTCAAAACTTTTTTTGAGATTTTTGTGATAAAGAACACCTATGATGGAAAAGAAATGAAGTCTACAGCAACTATATCAGTTTATGTGTTATTGCATGCTTGTAGGTCCTTACCTGATTGTGATCACCAAACGTGAAAAGGTGGGAGAGGTGATGGGTCACACGATATGGCGTGTAACCGACACAGAGATGCATTCCTACAAGCGGACTACTACACATCTCACAGAATCCCAGGTACATTcccctgtgtgtttgtgtgtgtgtgtgtgtgtgtgtgtgtgtgtgtgtgtgtgtgtggaagaggGTTTGCAAGGACCAATAAGTTAAGTTGAAGGAAATAACTGAGTCAGTGAGTGAGATACTAAGAAGGGAAAAAACTGAGATTATGCTTTTTGTGTGCTTGAAGCAGTTAAAAAAAAGGGTTTAAGAATACTCTAGTTCATGTTACAATGCTACTTCTGGAAGAGGTGTGTCTCTAACCTACGAAGCTGAAGATGTATGTTGCAAAATAGAGTGCGCCTTCGTTTATGCATCCTGATTCCATGGTGAGGGAGAGtatctttttgtgtgtctgaCTCGGTGTAAGTTAACTTGCATACATGTATACTTTAACCTCTGTCCTAACACTAGCTTATGACCATTTCAGAACAGCCTGAACCGGGTGTACCTGAGCCTTGTGGAGATGATGCTGAAGACAGAATCATTTTACTTCAGCCCAACATTtgatctcacacacacactgcagcggCTTCACAACACAAGTCCGGACTTCAATTCTCTCGCTCTGCATGAGAGGGTGAGTTTGGGTCGTGCAGTGTTGTTTGGTCACTGATGATCTGGCGCGTTGGTCTGACCCGTGGCTGGTCGAACGATAGTTTTTACATATAGGAGGCCTTCTGaacttacttttttttgtaGACTAGAATTTTTAGGCCAGTACATATTTTTAGTCCGAGTCTAATTGACCTCTGAGTCTAAGAACAATACTGCTCAAGTGCTTGTGCTGCAGAAATGGGCGGATGGGACTGGGTAAAGCAGTGGTTGTGGGTAGGGTCAGGTTGAGTGATGACAGAGTGGgcatgtgtctgtgcatgtctgcCTGCatttgagagagagtgtgtgtgtgtgtgaatgtgtgtgaatgtgtgtgcgtgcgtgcataaaAAGAATGACACATtttcacatacatgtacttttgaATTTCAGGCAGACCAGAGGTTTGTGTGGAATGGGCATGTTCTGAAAGAGCTGACACAGCAAGCTGAACTTGGCCAGTACTGCCTGCCTGTTGTTCTAGGCTGTATCCTTTTGCACTCAGGCTGTTTCATTCTTGTTGAGTTTCATATCATTAAACAATTTAGGTTGAAGAGTGTGCATTGTTAGCTTGAAAATAGTTCACTCAAAGTATCCATTGCAAAAGGAGTTTGACCTTTTCAAAATGAACATCATGTTCACATTTTCTGAAGTAGCATGTTTGTTTCAAGATTCTTGAGTTATTTTTCATTCAGTGATATTTGCCTTGACAAATCACAAGTCATCGAAATTTCGTCATGCCAGATCAACGGAAAGTCTTTTGACTACATCTTGATATCGCGCCGCTGCGTGTTCAGGGCGGGGACACGGTTCAACGTGCGAGGCGTGGACTTGGAGGGGCAGGTGGCAAACTTTGTGGAGACGGAGCAGATTGTGCAATATGATGGACACCGCTGCTCTTTTGTCCAGGTCAGGAGGCTCACAAAGTGACACTCTACTTTTTTTTAAGATTGccaaaaatcttctttttttttttaatcagctTTCAAATTGGAGTTAAAGTAACTGTTTACAGACAGAATACGTTTGTTGGCCATCCATTCTTTGGAGACGCTTGGACCTCCAAAGTGTTTACTTTTCGACATTTGATTcctttgttttttcattttaaaGTGTTATTTTAAGGTAGATTTTTTTACCTGTGAAAATTGTAAAgatatgttttttgtgtgtacacattaCTTTGGAAGACaaaaaatgtgttgttgtttttatttgtgttttttttgcttcatatttttttaattgttttccgTCTGTTTTGCTTTCAGACACGTGGCTCCATTCCTTTGTTCTGGTCACAGTGTGCTAACCTGAAAAGGTTACCCGGTCCCACCATCCTAAACACAAGCCATGTAAGTGTTTGTTTCTTGTCTTTTGTCTTGTctctggttttgtttgtttttgtttaagcaTGCTTGCACATTagttaattaaaaaaatcactGAGGGATGTTGTTagaattttcttttcttttcagcaAATTTGTCCAAATGGCCATAGATATTTTTTGGgagtttaactcattgtctcgcaggtacggatatatccgtacccactcatatggctctatctgaccaggtacggatatatctgctcaaactgttagcttcagtcgctccctgtaacgtccatctaacgcctgcattctagcgtgttgatacacagttactaccaTTCTGAGTGACTttctgcagcacagctggtctcggctaaaaaaaaaaagggtcaacataggtggggtagaaagtgttaatgcTGTCTGTGGCTTTTTCTATCCATGCCGTGAACAAGCTTGGCAGTTCTGCCAACATATCGGCAAAGGTTTTGAATTAAaagaagtttatttgttttcatgATTGCAAACGTCAAATAAAATCGGTGGCACTTCTTCTAAAtcagacatgggactggtccgaattttatcggaattccgatattttccttagctcacagaccattcttgagatcgatgcaaattcgttgagaaaaaaagggggggggggtggtatgaaccgttcagctgaagctgtgtgcgtctgaagtcagtgcattcgcaccccagcactcgcgtgaacccatagcagtatcatgggtcgcgtttgattggctgtcgatctccgacgtcgcgatataaccttcgtggttgaaaacgacgttaaacaccaaataaagaaagaaagaaagatctccgacgattatcgcctaggcctaattattcaccgatggcggtttgcgggttgttttgattggctgccgatctccaaacgccgaaggtgaaaaaggtagcatcatggcatctggattccgtattgttttgtcggctgtggaagctcttacgatcgacgaccaaagtgtgaaaaacaaagtggaaagccaactggctgtcagaagaagtgactatcattatcaacaagaaagaaaggcgccagctcattggcgacagtatcgccaagatatccattcccatgcgacaacggccactgcgtggtgaaatacggacttagtggaaaaaatgtgttggttctgaaagttttcaagtaagttttgtgtgtgtgtgattgttataaattacacttttgtttaaaattctaaaaatatttctttctttatttggtgtttaacgttttcaaccacgaaggttatatcacgacaggctaaaacatattattcttgtggtttttatagctttttaaaaaggcatgatctaattttttgctatcaggagaggccccaaaatggcctttataattctaacattcattccctaccggggcgttgcccctggaacCCCCTGGGCCCCGGCTTACTTTCCTACTTTtggaacatttgctggtctcatgtctgCTAAAtacttttatttaaaaaaaatgttaagtgTAGACAAGTCACTTTATCAAAGAATATTTGTCTTATGTTTTTCAGATAGAAGCATTCCAGAAACATTTTGATGACCAGATCTACAACTACGGCTACCAAGTGCTTGTGAACTTGGTAAGTTTATTTTGTTCTTTCAGAAtccataattaaaaaaaaaaagattagggttaAGGGATTACCATCTTATGTAGCAAACAATGGGGTTAACATAGCCACACTGAACGTGTAGAGACAAAATTACTCCTGCATTTTGACTCATGGAGGTAGAAAAAGAAGTTTTCCTTTGCAAGGGAGGTAACAGATCTTGGCCGGTCTATTGTGAAAGGGGGTTCCTCTTGCATAAACCAAGTTTCAGTGGATATTTTGGGAAACAAGAGAAAGTCCCCAGTTGTTTTTTATGTTCTGTGTGTCCGTGTGGagtttttaaacattttttattgttgtttttgcttgtttgttgttcttgtttttaacTTGTAGACTGGGATGGTGTGAACTGTAAAGTACCTAACTTGATCGGACCCACCAGTATGACAAATCACCTTGTTCCCCACTAGTGGGGCACTTTCGCTTGCACACCGCCCCTGGCTTCTCTGGCCTTATCTGCTTGTGTATACAGTACTTGAACATTTAATGGGAGCTAACTCTGCTGGTGCGTGCAGGTGAACCACAAAGGGAGTGAACACCAAATGGAAAAGATGTTCGCACAGACTGTGGATCTTGCACAGAATAAAAACATCAAGTAAGAcatccctccatctctcttgtttttttatggCGGTCTCTCTCAATCTTTCTCTCCTTGCTTTATGTGTTTCTGTTTGACTGATTGCTTCTTGTCATGCTATTCTACTGTGTAAACCGGCAAGAATGGTCACTTATCTAGAATTTTGTAGTTGTTGAAATTTTATAAGAAGTGTTCTCACAGAAAGCTGTATTCGATATGAATTTCTGTGGTACTTGAGATGTGCTACTCAGAATTTACAAACTAATTATGGAATATATTTTGCAATGTTCTGAGAGGTGTCACAAAAACAATTTGTGACAAAAGCAAGTTGTGtttcatgtgtttttgttttctcccCAGGTATGAATCGTTTGACTTCCACAAGGAAGTCAAAGGGATGCGGTTTGATCGTCTATCCATCTTGATAGACCGCCTGGAGAATGACCGAAAGCGTTTTGGGTGAGTCAGATATGTACTCTGGTACATGCACTAATTTGTAGAAACTTGGAAAACCCTTGTATGACTTTGCATAGAAAGACCAAAGAGGAGAAAGAACAAAAGGAGATTTTTAAGATGTCTTCGAAGTGTGATTAACTTTAAGTGATCAGAAACAGGAAGCTGATGTCTCAGAAGGTAGCCTTTTGTGGATCCTATGAAAGTAAACGAAAAGTAAGtggaaaagaaaataatgttCAGCGTAACAGAGTTGTCATGAACATTTTCTGAGCTACAGAGTTGTCATGAACATTTTCTGAGCTACAGAATTGTCATGAACATTTTCTGAGCCACAGAGTTGTCATGAACATTTTCTGAGCTACAGAGTTGTCATGAACATTTTCTGAGCTACAGAGTTGTCATGAAC carries:
- the LOC138965757 gene encoding phosphatidylinositol-3-phosphatase SAC1-like, yielding MAVHEVLRLHITSEKFIIEPRSQDGELLIIDRVTQEITLQANEGQIPASAITKQIYGIMGIIRLVAGPYLIVITKREKVGEVMGHTIWRVTDTEMHSYKRTTTHLTESQNSLNRVYLSLVEMMLKTESFYFSPTFDLTHTLQRLHNTSPDFNSLALHERADQRFVWNGHVLKELTQQAELGQYCLPVVLGFIEISSCQINGKSFDYILISRRCVFRAGTRFNVRGVDLEGQVANFVETEQIVQYDGHRCSFVQTRGSIPLFWSQCANLKRLPGPTILNTSHIEAFQKHFDDQIYNYGYQVLVNLVNHKGSEHQMEKMFAQTVDLAQNKNIKYESFDFHKEVKGMRFDRLSILIDRLENDRKRFGYFHQTREGTVLMKQCGVFRTNCMDCLDRTNVLQSMLALATLEEQLLRLDVLNSGQRLADQKQFDTIFRNLWADNADAISKQYAGTGALKTDFTRTGKRTIKGALMDGWNSAVRYVKNNFQDGSRQDAIDLFLGNHIVEETEGLSVRSPLATQRDWKFYAIPVICLIAMAMLIISLLMPGEDQREQLMYVLFWGSALAISMAVMMLFGTTFVDQPRLTQDKLWNLPHDFA